In Streptomyces chartreusis NRRL 3882, the following are encoded in one genomic region:
- the secA gene encoding preprotein translocase subunit SecA encodes MSVLSKIMRAGEGKILRKLHRIADQVNSIEEDFVDLSDAELRALTDEYKQRYADGETLDDLLPEAFATVREAAKRVLGQRHYDVQMMGGAALHMGYVAEMKTGEGKTLVGTLPAYLNALSGEGVHIITVNDYLAERDSEMMGRVHRFLGLSVGCILANMTPAQRREQYASDITYGTNNEFGFDYLRDNMAWSKDELVQRGHNFAIVDEVDSILIDEARTPLIISGPADQATKWYGDFAKLVKRLKRGEAGQPLKGIEETGDYDVDEKKRTVAIHESGVAKVEDWLGIDNLYESVNTPLVGYLNNAIKAKELFKKDKDYVIIDDEVMIVDEHTGRILAGRRYNEGMHQAIEAKEGVPIKDENQTLATITLQNFFRLYKRHDHKGKELPGLCGMTGTAMTEAAEFHQIYKLGVVPIPTNRPMVRKDQSDLIYRTEVAKFEAVVDDIEEKHRKGQPILVGTTSVEKSEYLSQQLSKRGIQHEVLNAKQHDREAQIVAQAGRKGSVTVATNMAGRGTDIKLGGNPEDLAEAELRQRGLDPEEHIEEWAQALPEALQRAEKAVQAEKEEVEKLGGLYVLGTERHESRRIDNQLRGRSGRQGDPGESRFYLSLGDDLMRLFKAQMVERVMSMANVPDDVPIENKMVTRAIASAQSQVEQQNFETRKNVLKYDEVLNRQREVIYGERRRVLEGEDLHEQVQHFMDDTIDAYVQAETAEGFPEDWDLDRLWGAFKQLYPCNVTIEELEEAAGDRAGLTAEFIGDSIKDDIHEQYEAREAQLGSEIMRELERRVVLSVLDRKWREHLYEMDYLQEGIGLRAMAQKDPLVEYQREGFDMFTAMMEGIKEESVGYLFNLEVQVEQQVEEVPVEDTKPVADLEKHDTVPAQAGARPEIRAKGLDAPQRRNLHFSAPTVDGEGGTIEGDFATDDEPVRSEADGLTRAERRKQARSRGRRKK; translated from the coding sequence GACTTCGTCGACCTCTCCGACGCCGAGCTGCGGGCCCTCACCGATGAGTACAAGCAGCGCTACGCGGACGGCGAGACGCTCGACGACCTGCTGCCCGAGGCGTTCGCCACGGTCCGCGAGGCCGCCAAGCGCGTCCTGGGCCAGCGGCACTACGACGTGCAGATGATGGGCGGCGCCGCCCTGCACATGGGGTACGTCGCCGAGATGAAGACCGGTGAGGGCAAGACCCTCGTCGGCACGCTGCCGGCTTATCTGAACGCGTTGTCCGGTGAGGGCGTCCACATCATCACGGTGAACGACTACCTGGCCGAGCGCGACTCCGAGATGATGGGCCGCGTCCACCGCTTCCTGGGCCTGAGCGTCGGCTGCATCCTCGCCAACATGACGCCGGCTCAGCGCCGCGAGCAGTACGCGAGTGACATCACGTACGGCACGAACAACGAGTTCGGCTTCGACTACCTGCGCGACAACATGGCGTGGTCCAAGGACGAGCTCGTCCAGCGCGGCCACAACTTCGCCATCGTCGACGAGGTCGACTCCATCCTCATCGACGAGGCCCGTACGCCGCTGATCATCTCCGGCCCGGCCGACCAGGCCACCAAGTGGTACGGCGACTTCGCCAAGCTGGTCAAGCGCCTCAAGCGCGGCGAGGCCGGCCAGCCGCTCAAGGGCATCGAGGAGACCGGCGACTACGACGTCGACGAGAAGAAGCGCACGGTCGCCATCCACGAGTCCGGTGTCGCCAAGGTCGAGGACTGGCTGGGCATCGACAACCTCTACGAGTCGGTGAACACCCCGCTGGTGGGCTACCTGAACAACGCCATCAAGGCCAAGGAGCTCTTCAAGAAGGACAAGGACTACGTCATCATCGACGACGAGGTCATGATCGTCGACGAGCACACCGGACGTATCCTCGCGGGCCGCCGTTACAACGAGGGCATGCACCAGGCGATCGAGGCGAAGGAAGGGGTGCCGATCAAGGACGAGAACCAGACGCTCGCCACGATCACGCTCCAGAACTTCTTCCGCCTCTACAAGCGCCACGACCACAAGGGCAAGGAACTGCCCGGCCTGTGCGGCATGACCGGTACGGCCATGACCGAGGCCGCCGAGTTCCACCAGATCTACAAGCTCGGCGTGGTGCCGATCCCGACCAACCGGCCGATGGTCCGCAAGGACCAGTCGGACCTGATCTACCGGACCGAGGTCGCCAAGTTCGAGGCGGTCGTCGACGACATCGAGGAGAAGCACCGCAAGGGCCAGCCGATCCTCGTCGGCACCACCTCGGTCGAGAAGTCCGAGTACCTCTCGCAGCAGCTCAGCAAGCGCGGCATCCAGCACGAGGTGCTGAACGCCAAGCAGCACGACCGTGAGGCGCAGATCGTCGCCCAGGCCGGCCGCAAGGGCTCCGTCACGGTGGCCACGAACATGGCCGGCCGTGGTACGGACATCAAGCTCGGCGGCAACCCCGAGGACCTCGCCGAGGCGGAGCTGCGCCAGCGCGGCCTCGACCCCGAGGAGCACATCGAGGAGTGGGCGCAGGCCCTGCCCGAGGCGCTCCAGCGCGCCGAGAAGGCCGTCCAGGCAGAGAAGGAAGAGGTCGAGAAGCTCGGCGGCCTCTACGTGCTGGGCACCGAGCGGCACGAGTCGCGGCGGATCGACAACCAGCTGCGCGGTCGTTCCGGCCGTCAGGGCGACCCCGGCGAGTCCCGCTTCTACCTCTCCCTCGGTGACGACCTGATGCGGCTGTTCAAGGCCCAGATGGTCGAGCGCGTGATGTCGATGGCGAACGTCCCGGACGACGTGCCGATCGAGAACAAGATGGTCACCCGCGCGATCGCCTCCGCCCAGTCGCAGGTCGAGCAGCAGAACTTCGAGACCCGTAAGAACGTCCTGAAGTACGACGAGGTCCTCAACCGACAGCGTGAGGTCATCTACGGCGAGCGGCGTCGCGTCCTGGAGGGCGAGGACCTGCACGAGCAGGTGCAGCACTTCATGGACGACACGATCGACGCGTACGTCCAGGCCGAGACCGCCGAGGGCTTCCCCGAGGACTGGGACCTCGACCGGCTGTGGGGCGCCTTCAAGCAGCTCTACCCGTGCAACGTCACGATCGAGGAGCTGGAGGAGGCGGCCGGCGACCGGGCCGGGCTGACCGCCGAGTTCATCGGCGACTCCATCAAGGACGACATCCACGAGCAGTACGAGGCGCGCGAGGCGCAGCTCGGCTCCGAGATCATGCGTGAGCTGGAGCGCCGGGTCGTGCTGTCGGTCCTCGACCGCAAGTGGCGCGAGCACCTCTACGAGATGGACTACCTCCAGGAGGGCATCGGCCTGCGCGCCATGGCGCAGAAGGACCCGCTGGTCGAGTACCAGCGTGAGGGCTTCGACATGTTCACCGCCATGATGGAGGGCATCAAGGAGGAGTCCGTCGGCTACCTGTTCAACCTGGAGGTCCAGGTCGAGCAGCAGGTCGAGGAGGTCCCGGTCGAGGACACCAAGCCGGTGGCCGACCTGGAGAAGCACGACACGGTGCCGGCGCAGGCCGGTGCCCGCCCGGAGATCCGCGCCAAGGGGCTCGACGCCCCGCAGCGGCGCAACCTCCACTTCTCCGCGCCGACGGTCGACGGTGAGGGCGGCACCATCGAGGGTGACTTCGCCACCGACGACGAGCCGGTGCGTTCCGAGGCCGACGGCCTCACGCGCGCGGAGCGCCGCAAGCAGGCGCGGAGCCGGGGCCGTCGCAAGAAGTGA
- a CDS encoding Rv3235 family protein, with protein sequence MYKVMTRAQQRPATRPPARRDPRRPGGSAGARTPGGTTPRTPGSPTPRTPGGTAPPRTPGGGPARTPAADGRPPGSARTASPRTRPTDTRPPTPSATPTAPRRATGTTAPATRNTTPVPTSLATASRVPAQHPHRPAPAPHRLPTDLFADLLLAVLSGHRPVHSMLRHTRGRAYDELTWLAERGPLRTRGTRPVVRDIGYFEPRPGAIEAFARIGAGDQLRAMAFRLELGQDLRWRCTAVELGGPRPPRAEAD encoded by the coding sequence ATGTACAAGGTCATGACGAGGGCACAGCAGCGCCCGGCCACCCGCCCACCAGCCCGCCGCGACCCGCGCCGCCCCGGCGGCAGCGCCGGCGCACGCACCCCCGGCGGCACCACCCCGCGCACCCCCGGGAGCCCCACTCCCCGCACACCCGGCGGCACCGCCCCACCCCGCACGCCCGGCGGAGGCCCCGCCCGCACCCCGGCAGCCGACGGCCGACCCCCGGGCTCCGCCCGCACCGCGAGCCCCCGCACCCGTCCCACGGACACCCGCCCACCGACACCCTCCGCCACCCCCACGGCACCCCGCAGGGCGACGGGAACCACCGCCCCGGCCACCCGGAACACCACACCCGTCCCGACCTCCCTGGCCACCGCATCGCGCGTCCCGGCCCAGCACCCCCACCGCCCGGCTCCGGCCCCCCACCGCCTCCCCACCGACCTCTTCGCCGACCTCCTGCTCGCCGTCCTCAGCGGCCACCGCCCCGTCCACTCGATGCTCCGCCACACCCGGGGCCGCGCCTACGACGAACTGACCTGGCTCGCCGAGCGCGGCCCCCTGCGCACCCGCGGCACCCGCCCGGTCGTCCGCGACATCGGCTACTTCGAACCCCGCCCCGGCGCCATCGAGGCCTTCGCCCGCATCGGCGCCGGCGACCAACTGCGCGCCATGGCGTTCCGCCTGGAACTCGGCCAGGACCTCCGCTGGCGCTGCACGGCGGTGGAACTCGGCGGCCCCCGCCCGCCCCGCGCGGAGGCCGACTGA
- a CDS encoding DUF6912 family protein: protein MRVYVPLTLPGLSEAYKTGELGAGPFVAYAVTPGLREWYLSDDIEELEYAALSRAALASLRLLAADPEAPRRRVVVALDVPDRAASADPDRGLDPAALGEVRVAGPVALAKAASVHVDAADAEADVTAAAEALPTADGGDDDAQFVVDGAEDHELLWFATQEIPNLVGRGN from the coding sequence ATGCGTGTCTACGTGCCCCTGACCCTCCCCGGTCTCTCCGAGGCGTACAAGACGGGTGAGCTGGGAGCCGGGCCGTTCGTCGCGTACGCCGTGACGCCCGGGCTGCGCGAGTGGTACCTCTCCGACGACATCGAGGAACTGGAGTACGCGGCGCTGAGCCGGGCCGCCCTGGCCTCGCTGCGGCTGCTGGCCGCCGATCCGGAGGCGCCGCGGCGGCGGGTCGTGGTGGCCCTGGACGTGCCCGACCGGGCCGCGAGCGCGGACCCCGACCGGGGGCTCGACCCTGCGGCGCTGGGGGAGGTGCGGGTCGCCGGCCCCGTCGCGCTGGCCAAGGCGGCGTCCGTGCATGTCGACGCGGCGGACGCGGAGGCGGACGTGACGGCGGCGGCCGAGGCCCTGCCGACGGCGGACGGTGGGGACGACGACGCGCAGTTCGTCGTGGACGGGGCGGAGGACCACGAGCTGCTGTGGTTCGCCACGCAGGAGATTCCGAACCTGGTGGGGCGCGGGAACTGA
- a CDS encoding HAD family hydrolase: MGKQTGAHIVWDWNGTLFHDIDAIIGATNAAFAELGLEPLTLEKYRELYCVPVPKFYERLIGRLPSEAEWEIMDEIFHRYYAEHRVTCGLTVGAAELLAGWRSAGRSQSILSMYVHEELVPLVRGFGIESHFIRVDGRTGPSGGSKAEHMVRHLGSLGGVDPERTVVIGDAADDAVAARHVGARAVLYTGGSHSRASLEAVGVPVVDTLEEAVAEAERLAA, translated from the coding sequence ATGGGGAAGCAGACGGGCGCGCACATTGTCTGGGACTGGAACGGGACGCTGTTCCATGACATCGACGCGATCATCGGGGCGACGAACGCGGCGTTCGCCGAGCTGGGGCTGGAGCCGCTGACGCTGGAGAAGTACCGGGAGCTGTACTGCGTACCGGTGCCGAAGTTCTATGAGCGGCTGATCGGGCGGCTGCCGTCGGAGGCCGAGTGGGAGATCATGGACGAGATCTTCCATCGGTACTACGCCGAGCACCGGGTGACGTGCGGGCTGACCGTGGGGGCCGCGGAGCTGTTGGCGGGGTGGCGGTCGGCCGGGCGCAGTCAGTCGATTCTCAGCATGTACGTGCATGAGGAGCTCGTGCCGTTGGTGCGGGGGTTCGGGATCGAGTCGCACTTCATACGCGTGGACGGGCGGACCGGGCCGTCGGGGGGTAGCAAGGCCGAGCACATGGTGCGGCATCTGGGGTCCCTGGGTGGGGTGGATCCGGAGCGCACCGTTGTGATCGGGGATGCGGCGGATGATGCGGTGGCTGCGCGGCATGTGGGGGCTCGGGCCGTGCTGTACACCGGCGGGTCGCACAGTCGGGCGAGTCTGGAGGCGGTCGGGGTGCCGGTGGTGGACACGCTGGAGGAGGCTGTCGCGGAGGCGGAGCGGCTGGCGGCGTAG
- a CDS encoding NAD-glutamate dehydrogenase, producing MQTKLDEAKAELLERAARVAENSPVGGHLPTGSTGEETPDAQEAPDRESLLSFLQRYYLHTAPEDLTDRDPVDVFGAAVSHYRLAENRPQGTANVRVHTPTVEENGWTCSHSVVEVVTDDMPFLVDSVTNELTRQGRGIHVVIHPQFVVRRDVTGKLIEVLPTTSTGFGDLPHDAHIESWIHVEIDRETDRADLKQITADLLRVLSDAREAVEDWGKMREAATRLAEGLPDEPTPADLPGPQVEEARELLRWLADDHFTFLGYREYQLRGDDSLAAVPGTGLGILRADPHHSDQESHPVSPSFERLPADARAKAREHKLLVLTKANSRATVHRPSYLDYIGVKKFDAEGNVVGERRFLGLFSSAAYTESVRRVPVIRRKVEEVLEQAGFSPNSHDGRDLLQILETYPRDELFQTPVDELRSIVTSVLYLQERRRLRLYLRQDEYGRYYSALVYLPRDRYTTAVRLRIIEILKEELGGISVDFTAWNTESILSRLHFVVRVPQGTELPELSDADKERIEARLVEAARSWEDAFSEALNAELGEEHAAELMRRYAHAFPEGYKADHNPRAAVADLVHLEQLNAEEGKDFALSLYEPVGAAPEERRFKIYRTGDAISLSAVLPVLNRLGVEVVDERPYELRCSDRSVAWIYDFGLRMPRSRNGGDYLGDDARERFQDAFAATWTGKAENDGFNALVLSAGLTWRQAMVLRAYAKYLRQAASTFSQDYMEDTLRNNVHTTRLLVSLFEARMSPDRQRAGHEIVDALLEEVDAALDQVASLDEDRILRSFLTVIKATLRTNFFQEAAGGKPHDYVSMKFDPQAIPDLPAPRPAFEIWVYSPRVEGVHLRFGKVARGGLRWSDRREDFRTEILGLVKAQMVKNTVIVPVGAKGGFVAKQLPDPSLDRDAWMAEGIASYKTFISALLDITDNMVAGEVVPPADVVRHDEDDTYLVVAADKGTATFSDIANEVAEQYNFWLGDAFASGGSAGYDHKGMGITARGAWESVKRHFRELGVDTQTEDFTVVGIGDMSGDVFGNGMLLSEHIRLVAAFDHRHIFIDPNPDAATSYAERRRLFELPRSSWEDYDKELLSAGGGIFPRTAKAIPVNAHIREALGIESKVTKLTPADLMKAILQAPVDLLWNGGIGTYVKSSVESNADVGDKANDAIRVDGKDLRVKVVGEGGNLGLTQLGRIEFARHGGRINTDAIDNSAGVDTSDHEVNIKILLNGLVADGDMTVKQRNKLLAEMTDEVGHLVLRNNYAQNTAIANALAQSKDMLHAQQRFMKHLVREGHLDRALEFLPTDRQIRERLAQGQGLTSPETAVLLAYTKITVAEELLHTSLPDDPYLRGLLHCYFPTALREQFAERIDGHPLRREITTTVLVNDTVNTGGTTYLHRLREETGASLEEIVRAQTAARAIFRSAEVWDGVEALDNKVEADVQTRIRLHSRRLVERGTRWLLNNRPQPLQLAETVDFFADRVEQVWGQLPKLLRGADLEWYQKIYDELTDAGVPDELATRVAGFSSAFPTLDIVSVGDRMGREPLDVAEVYYDLADRLRITQLMDRIIELPRADRWQSMARAAIREDLYAAHAALTADVLAVGNGTSTPEQRYKAWEQKNAAILGRARTTLEEIQSSEAFDLANLSVAMRTMRTLLRTHS from the coding sequence ATGCAGACCAAGCTGGACGAAGCCAAGGCCGAGTTGCTCGAGAGGGCCGCCCGGGTAGCTGAGAACAGCCCGGTCGGGGGGCACCTACCGACCGGGTCGACGGGCGAGGAGACCCCAGACGCCCAGGAAGCCCCGGATCGCGAGTCCCTGCTCTCGTTCCTCCAGCGTTACTACCTGCACACGGCCCCGGAGGACCTCACCGACCGCGACCCGGTCGATGTCTTCGGAGCCGCCGTCTCGCACTACCGGCTGGCCGAGAACCGCCCCCAGGGCACGGCCAACGTGCGGGTGCACACCCCCACGGTCGAAGAGAACGGGTGGACGTGCAGCCACTCCGTCGTCGAGGTCGTCACCGACGACATGCCCTTCCTCGTCGACTCCGTCACCAATGAGCTGACGCGGCAGGGGCGCGGGATCCACGTCGTCATCCACCCGCAGTTCGTCGTGCGGCGCGATGTCACCGGCAAGCTCATCGAAGTGCTGCCCACGACCTCGACCGGCTTCGGCGACCTTCCGCACGACGCGCACATCGAGTCCTGGATCCATGTCGAGATCGACCGCGAGACCGACCGGGCCGACCTGAAGCAGATCACCGCCGATTTGCTGCGGGTGCTGTCCGACGCCCGTGAGGCCGTCGAGGACTGGGGCAAGATGCGGGAAGCGGCGACCCGGCTGGCGGAGGGGCTGCCGGACGAGCCCACCCCCGCCGACCTGCCCGGACCCCAGGTCGAGGAGGCCCGCGAGCTGCTGCGCTGGCTGGCCGACGACCACTTCACCTTCCTCGGCTACCGCGAGTACCAGCTGCGCGGGGACGACTCACTGGCCGCCGTGCCCGGCACCGGCCTCGGCATCCTGCGTGCCGACCCGCACCACTCCGACCAGGAGAGCCACCCGGTCAGCCCGTCCTTCGAGCGGCTGCCCGCCGACGCCCGGGCCAAGGCCCGCGAGCACAAGCTGCTCGTCCTGACCAAGGCGAACAGCCGGGCGACCGTGCACCGGCCGTCGTACCTGGACTACATCGGGGTCAAGAAGTTCGACGCCGAGGGCAATGTCGTCGGCGAGCGGCGGTTCCTCGGACTGTTCTCCTCCGCCGCCTACACCGAGTCCGTGCGCCGCGTCCCGGTCATCCGGCGCAAGGTCGAGGAGGTCCTCGAACAGGCCGGGTTCTCGCCCAACAGCCACGACGGACGCGACCTGCTCCAGATCCTGGAGACGTACCCGCGCGACGAGCTGTTCCAGACCCCGGTCGACGAGCTGCGGTCCATCGTCACCTCCGTCCTCTACCTCCAGGAGCGCAGGCGGCTGAGGCTCTACCTGCGCCAGGACGAGTACGGGCGCTACTACTCCGCCCTCGTCTACCTCCCGCGCGACCGCTACACCACGGCCGTCCGCCTGCGGATCATCGAGATCCTCAAGGAGGAACTGGGCGGCATCAGCGTCGACTTCACGGCCTGGAACACCGAGTCGATCCTGTCCCGGCTGCACTTCGTGGTCCGGGTCCCGCAGGGCACCGAGCTGCCCGAGCTGTCCGACGCCGACAAGGAGCGCATCGAGGCCCGGCTGGTGGAGGCCGCCCGCTCCTGGGAGGACGCCTTCTCCGAGGCGCTCAACGCCGAGCTCGGCGAGGAACACGCGGCGGAACTGATGCGCCGGTACGCGCACGCCTTCCCCGAGGGCTACAAGGCCGACCACAACCCGCGCGCCGCGGTCGCCGACCTCGTCCACCTCGAACAGCTGAACGCCGAGGAGGGCAAGGACTTCGCGCTCAGCCTCTACGAGCCGGTGGGCGCCGCCCCCGAGGAGCGCCGCTTCAAGATCTACCGCACGGGCGACGCCATCTCCCTGTCGGCGGTGCTGCCGGTCCTCAACCGGCTCGGCGTCGAGGTCGTCGACGAGCGGCCGTACGAGCTGCGCTGCTCGGACCGGAGCGTGGCCTGGATCTACGACTTCGGCCTGCGCATGCCCCGCTCCCGCAACGGCGGGGACTACCTCGGCGACGACGCCCGCGAGCGGTTCCAGGACGCCTTCGCCGCCACGTGGACCGGCAAGGCGGAGAACGACGGCTTCAACGCCCTGGTGCTGAGCGCCGGACTGACCTGGCGCCAGGCGATGGTGCTGCGGGCGTACGCGAAGTACCTGCGGCAGGCGGCGTCGACGTTCAGCCAGGACTACATGGAGGACACCCTCCGCAACAACGTCCACACCACCCGCCTGCTCGTCTCCCTGTTCGAGGCGCGGATGTCGCCCGACCGGCAGCGCGCGGGGCACGAGATCGTGGACGCGCTGCTGGAGGAGGTCGACGCGGCCCTCGACCAGGTGGCCTCGCTCGACGAGGACCGGATCCTGCGGTCCTTCCTCACGGTCATCAAGGCGACGCTGCGGACCAACTTCTTCCAGGAGGCGGCGGGCGGCAAGCCGCACGACTACGTCTCCATGAAGTTCGACCCGCAGGCCATCCCCGACCTGCCGGCGCCACGCCCGGCGTTCGAGATCTGGGTGTACTCGCCGCGCGTCGAGGGCGTGCACCTGCGCTTCGGCAAGGTCGCGCGCGGCGGCCTGCGCTGGTCCGACCGCCGTGAGGACTTCCGTACGGAGATCCTCGGCCTGGTCAAGGCGCAGATGGTGAAGAACACCGTCATCGTGCCGGTCGGCGCCAAGGGCGGCTTCGTCGCCAAGCAGCTGCCCGACCCGAGCCTCGACCGCGACGCGTGGATGGCCGAGGGCATCGCCAGCTACAAGACGTTCATCTCGGCGCTGCTCGACATCACCGACAACATGGTGGCCGGTGAGGTCGTGCCCCCGGCGGACGTCGTCCGGCACGACGAGGACGACACCTACCTCGTCGTCGCCGCCGACAAGGGCACCGCGACCTTCTCCGATATCGCCAACGAGGTCGCCGAGCAGTACAACTTCTGGCTCGGCGACGCCTTCGCCTCCGGTGGCTCGGCCGGCTACGACCACAAGGGCATGGGCATCACCGCCCGCGGCGCCTGGGAGTCCGTCAAGCGGCACTTCCGGGAGCTGGGCGTGGACACCCAGACCGAGGACTTCACGGTCGTCGGCATCGGCGACATGTCCGGTGACGTGTTCGGCAACGGCATGCTGCTCTCCGAGCACATCCGGCTGGTGGCCGCCTTCGACCACCGGCACATCTTCATCGACCCGAACCCGGACGCCGCCACCTCCTACGCCGAGCGCCGCCGCCTGTTCGAGCTGCCGCGTTCCAGCTGGGAGGACTACGACAAGGAGCTGCTGTCGGCCGGCGGCGGCATCTTCCCGCGCACGGCCAAGGCGATCCCGGTCAACGCGCACATCCGCGAGGCCCTCGGCATCGAGTCCAAGGTCACCAAGCTGACCCCGGCCGACCTGATGAAGGCGATCCTCCAGGCGCCGGTGGACCTGCTCTGGAACGGCGGCATCGGCACGTACGTCAAGTCCTCCGTCGAGTCCAACGCGGACGTCGGCGACAAGGCCAACGACGCCATCCGCGTCGACGGCAAGGACCTGCGCGTCAAGGTCGTCGGCGAGGGCGGCAACCTGGGTCTGACCCAGCTCGGCCGGATCGAGTTCGCGCGGCACGGCGGCCGGATCAACACCGACGCCATCGACAACAGCGCGGGCGTGGACACCTCCGACCACGAGGTGAACATCAAGATCCTGCTCAACGGCCTGGTCGCGGACGGCGACATGACCGTCAAGCAGCGCAACAAGCTGCTCGCCGAGATGACCGACGAGGTCGGCCACCTGGTGCTGCGCAACAACTACGCGCAGAACACGGCGATCGCCAACGCTCTCGCCCAGTCCAAGGACATGCTCCACGCCCAGCAGCGCTTCATGAAGCACCTGGTCAGGGAGGGCCACCTCGACCGGGCGCTGGAGTTCCTGCCCACCGACCGGCAGATCCGCGAGCGGCTCGCCCAGGGGCAGGGCCTGACCAGCCCGGAGACGGCCGTCCTGCTGGCGTACACGAAGATCACGGTCGCCGAGGAGCTGCTGCACACCTCACTGCCCGACGACCCGTACCTGCGGGGCCTGCTGCACTGCTACTTCCCGACCGCGCTGCGCGAGCAGTTCGCCGAGCGCATCGACGGCCACCCGCTGCGCCGTGAGATCACCACGACCGTCCTGGTCAACGACACGGTCAACACCGGCGGTACGACGTACCTGCACCGCCTGCGGGAGGAGACCGGCGCGTCCCTGGAGGAGATCGTCCGGGCCCAGACCGCGGCCCGCGCGATCTTCCGCTCCGCCGAGGTGTGGGACGGGGTGGAGGCGCTCGACAACAAGGTCGAGGCCGACGTCCAGACCCGCATCCGGCTGCACTCGCGGCGCCTCGTGGAGCGCGGCACGCGCTGGCTGCTCAACAACCGGCCGCAGCCGCTCCAGCTCGCCGAGACCGTCGACTTCTTCGCCGACCGGGTCGAGCAGGTCTGGGGGCAGCTGCCGAAGCTGCTGCGCGGCGCGGATCTGGAGTGGTACCAGAAGATCTACGACGAGCTGACGGACGCCGGCGTTCCGGACGAACTCGCCACCCGCGTGGCCGGGTTCTCCTCCGCCTTCCCGACGCTCGACATCGTCTCGGTCGGCGACCGCATGGGCCGGGAGCCGCTGGACGTCGCCGAGGTCTACTACGACCTCGCCGACCGGCTGCGGATCACCCAGCTCATGGACCGCATCATCGAGCTGCCCCGCGCCGACCGCTGGCAGTCCATGGCCCGCGCGGCGATCCGCGAGGACCTGTACGCGGCGCACGCGGCGCTGACCGCCGACGTCCTGGCGGTGGGCAACGGCACCTCGACGCCCGAGCAGCGCTACAAGGCGTGGGAGCAGAAGAACGCGGCGATCCTCGGCCGGGCCCGCACCACACTGGAGGAGATCCAGAGCTCCGAGGCGTTCGACCTCGCGAACCTGTCGGTGGCGATGCGGACGATGAGGACGCTGCTGCGGACGCATTCGTAG
- a CDS encoding GtrA family protein → MTVNLSGERAAAPTPSVKRVVVEVVNFALVGGSGVAVNFLVFNVLLHGLHRAAMPATVLASLIAMGTNYLGFRYFTYRDRASRTRRQIALFFVFSGIGVAMESGLFYAGYHGLGLTGPFESNAVKAASIVLASAFRFLVYRTWVFQSDAHRA, encoded by the coding sequence GTGACAGTGAACCTCTCCGGGGAGCGAGCGGCCGCTCCCACCCCGTCGGTGAAGCGCGTCGTGGTCGAAGTGGTGAACTTCGCGCTGGTCGGCGGGAGCGGCGTCGCGGTGAACTTCCTGGTGTTCAACGTGCTCCTGCACGGGCTGCACCGGGCCGCCATGCCGGCGACCGTCCTGGCCAGCCTGATCGCCATGGGCACCAATTACCTCGGATTCCGGTATTTCACCTACCGCGACAGGGCGTCCCGGACCCGGCGCCAGATCGCGCTGTTCTTCGTCTTCAGCGGAATCGGCGTGGCCATGGAGAGCGGGCTGTTCTACGCCGGATATCACGGGCTCGGCCTGACCGGTCCCTTCGAGTCCAACGCGGTCAAGGCGGCTTCCATCGTGCTGGCCTCCGCCTTCCGCTTCCTCGTCTACCGCACCTGGGTGTTCCAGTCCGATGCGCACCGCGCCTAG